Proteins encoded by one window of Gemmatimonadota bacterium:
- a CDS encoding M28 family metallopeptidase yields the protein MTISRLTAAIAVSLAGASAVAPFASAQGTQNTQTSIVGFTSANAQHQRELEAKAATLASPANADSLSRELSKEPHMAGTPAQARTRDIFARELRKYGIDPEVRTYSIYMPHPTSVHLYRVSPDAAELSLSEGPIAEDTTSFSYPQLLTFNGYGAAGDATGEVVYVNYGLIEDYATLDSLGISVKGKIVIARYGRSYRGIKAREAEKHGAAALIIYSDPADDGFTRGDIYPEGPMRPWTGVQRGSVFNDNGDPTTPDYASVPGAKRIPLDQTNLPRIPVIPASYKNAAELLRDVRGGGELPRGWQGGLPFRYHVGPGPVRARVVVTTDAQTHPYKDIWDVLGTIRGSEYPDQLVIIGGHRDAWGPGAADNISGTVSILETARTIGDLVKQGYRPKRTIVFASWDAEEWGLMGSTEFVEQDSARLFKDGTAYINFDEVTTGPDLGASGSPSLRPFFRDVTKVVASPTGKGSVYDAWRISDRIKSDTAQPVIGDPGGGSDFAGFYNHLGIPIADWGFGGPMGVYHSAFDSYHWMSKFGDPGYKYHATMGVMGAVAITRLADADIIPYDYVEYARAMRGLTATAARNIAEKHWTNVSLSALDSSITVMETAASKFNETRDAALAKGVSAASRKQANELLMQVERAFVRAGGLPVSKREWFRNVIYAADNDNGYANIGLPSINEAVKAGDEALSVREIADLSQRFIKAAGLLDSAARSLRTQ from the coding sequence ATGACAATTTCAAGGCTCACCGCTGCGATAGCAGTGTCACTCGCCGGCGCATCTGCAGTTGCACCGTTCGCGTCGGCGCAAGGTACGCAGAACACGCAGACGTCGATTGTCGGCTTCACCTCGGCAAACGCGCAACATCAGCGCGAGCTCGAAGCGAAAGCCGCCACGCTCGCCTCGCCTGCAAATGCTGATTCGCTGTCACGCGAACTGTCGAAGGAACCGCATATGGCCGGCACACCAGCCCAGGCCAGAACGCGTGACATCTTTGCGCGCGAGCTCAGGAAATATGGAATCGACCCGGAGGTGCGCACATACAGCATCTACATGCCGCATCCGACGAGTGTGCACCTGTACAGAGTGTCGCCCGACGCCGCTGAGTTGTCGCTCTCCGAAGGACCGATCGCCGAGGACACGACGTCGTTCAGCTACCCGCAGCTGCTCACGTTCAATGGATACGGCGCGGCTGGCGACGCAACGGGCGAGGTGGTCTACGTCAACTATGGACTGATCGAGGATTACGCGACGCTCGATTCGCTCGGAATTTCCGTAAAGGGCAAGATCGTCATTGCGCGCTACGGAAGATCCTACCGCGGAATCAAGGCACGCGAAGCCGAGAAGCATGGAGCGGCAGCGCTGATCATCTACAGCGACCCTGCGGATGACGGATTCACGCGGGGCGATATCTATCCTGAAGGGCCGATGCGTCCGTGGACCGGCGTCCAGCGTGGCAGTGTCTTCAACGACAACGGCGATCCCACCACGCCCGATTACGCGAGCGTTCCAGGCGCGAAACGTATTCCGCTGGATCAGACGAACCTGCCACGCATCCCCGTGATCCCCGCGTCGTACAAGAACGCCGCTGAACTGCTGCGCGACGTGCGCGGTGGTGGCGAGCTTCCGCGCGGCTGGCAGGGCGGCCTGCCGTTCCGTTATCACGTTGGACCGGGACCCGTCCGCGCACGTGTCGTCGTCACCACCGACGCACAGACGCATCCGTACAAGGACATCTGGGACGTGCTCGGCACCATTCGAGGGTCGGAATACCCCGATCAGCTCGTGATCATCGGCGGACATCGCGACGCATGGGGGCCCGGCGCTGCTGACAACATCAGCGGCACCGTCAGTATTCTCGAGACCGCGCGCACCATCGGCGATCTCGTGAAGCAGGGCTATCGTCCGAAACGTACAATCGTCTTCGCGTCCTGGGACGCTGAAGAATGGGGATTGATGGGCTCCACGGAATTCGTCGAGCAGGATTCCGCCCGTCTCTTCAAGGACGGAACTGCATACATCAACTTCGATGAAGTCACGACTGGTCCCGACCTCGGCGCGAGTGGATCGCCGTCGCTGCGTCCCTTCTTCCGCGACGTCACGAAAGTCGTCGCAAGCCCGACCGGAAAGGGGTCGGTATATGATGCGTGGCGCATCTCCGATCGGATAAAATCCGACACCGCACAGCCGGTGATCGGCGATCCAGGCGGCGGCTCCGACTTCGCCGGCTTTTACAATCACCTCGGCATTCCCATCGCCGATTGGGGATTCGGCGGACCGATGGGCGTGTATCACTCTGCGTTCGATTCGTACCACTGGATGAGCAAGTTCGGCGATCCAGGCTACAAGTATCACGCTACCATGGGCGTGATGGGCGCTGTCGCCATCACTCGTCTCGCCGACGCCGATATCATCCCATACGACTATGTAGAATACGCACGCGCGATGCGCGGCCTCACAGCGACCGCGGCCAGGAACATCGCCGAGAAGCACTGGACCAACGTCTCGCTCAGCGCGCTGGATTCATCGATTACGGTGATGGAGACAGCCGCGAGCAAGTTCAACGAGACGCGTGATGCAGCGCTCGCAAAGGGCGTATCGGCGGCATCGAGAAAGCAGGCAAATGAGCTGCTCATGCAGGTCGAGCGCGCATTCGTTCGCGCGGGCGGACTGCCAGTCAGCAAGCGTGAATGGTTCCGCAACGTGATCTACGCAGCCGACAACGACAACGGTTATGCGAACATCGGATTGCCGAGCATCAACGAGGCTGTGAAGGCTGGAGATGAAGCGTTATCTGTACGCGAGATAGCAGACCTGTCGCAGCGTTTTATCAAGGCGGCAGGATTGCTCGACTCGGCGGCGCGAAGCTTGCGAACACAGTGA
- a CDS encoding patatin-like phospholipase family protein — translation MPRFPIAGPFPESARPDGLRHTPHTVLVLGGGAMRGMAHIGVIRALIEARVQVDAIVGTSIGALIGARWAMGASIDELEADALGVTEQAVLKRNIKAYMIAGLAQISIYDGEHYRDLIQRIIAPATFASLVRPIRVNAMSLRNGDERWFGHGAESTLSLVDAVYASGALPLVFPPLTLADGDLLVDGGLKTMVGLVEAIRWGARRIIASDVSELIDAEDTTWERQGLVGIHSRVVQILAEPQRAAIQAERDHVPTLHIRPAVYDWPSFTFGATRELIGAGYDAVAEALESASAARFHAAAPVGPAIAGRRV, via the coding sequence ATGCCGCGTTTCCCGATCGCCGGACCATTTCCGGAGAGTGCCAGACCCGACGGCCTCCGCCACACCCCGCACACCGTCCTGGTGCTTGGCGGTGGTGCGATGCGCGGGATGGCACACATCGGAGTCATTCGTGCGCTGATCGAAGCGCGAGTCCAGGTCGACGCGATTGTCGGAACCAGCATCGGTGCGCTGATCGGCGCGCGCTGGGCCATGGGCGCCTCGATCGACGAGCTGGAAGCAGATGCGCTTGGCGTGACGGAGCAGGCGGTACTGAAGCGCAACATCAAGGCGTACATGATCGCCGGTCTTGCGCAGATATCCATCTATGATGGCGAACACTATCGCGATCTGATTCAGCGAATAATCGCGCCGGCGACGTTCGCGTCGCTGGTGCGTCCCATCCGCGTCAATGCGATGTCGTTGCGCAACGGCGACGAGCGCTGGTTCGGACATGGCGCGGAGTCGACGCTGAGTCTCGTCGATGCGGTGTACGCGTCGGGAGCGCTGCCTCTCGTCTTTCCGCCGCTCACGCTCGCTGATGGCGACCTGCTCGTGGACGGCGGATTGAAGACGATGGTCGGACTGGTTGAAGCAATCCGATGGGGCGCGCGCAGGATCATTGCGAGCGACGTGAGTGAGCTGATCGACGCGGAAGACACGACCTGGGAGCGACAGGGGTTAGTGGGAATTCACAGTCGCGTAGTTCAGATCCTCGCCGAGCCACAGCGAGCTGCGATTCAGGCCGAGCGCGACCACGTTCCGACGCTTCATATCCGGCCCGCGGTATATGACTGGCCATCGTTCACGTTCGGCGCTACGCGCGAGCTGATCGGTGCCGGGTACGACGCGGTGGCGGAGGCGCTGGAATCGGCGTCTGCGGCACGGTTTCACGCAGCGGCGCCGGTGGGTCCCGCCATTGCGGGGCGAAGGGTGTAG
- a CDS encoding AIM24 family protein: MPIFMTEAKGMGHIAFSRDGAGQIIPLHLTRGQAIDVREHQFLAATDSVDFTFQRVNGIGNILFGQSGLFIDTFGARNGDGIVWLHGYGNVFEVTLQAGEQIDVEPGGWIYKDPSVRMELETQSIATGFFASGGQIFFNRFTGPGRVGIQSMYYHPSVATPESNTQAAVGGGILGAVMRGVMDNR, from the coding sequence ATGCCAATCTTCATGACGGAGGCAAAGGGGATGGGGCACATCGCGTTCAGTCGCGATGGTGCGGGACAGATAATTCCGCTGCATCTCACGCGCGGACAGGCAATCGACGTGCGTGAGCATCAGTTCCTGGCCGCAACCGATTCGGTCGATTTTACTTTCCAGCGTGTGAACGGAATCGGCAACATCCTCTTCGGACAGTCGGGGCTGTTCATCGACACGTTCGGTGCGCGAAACGGCGACGGGATCGTATGGCTGCACGGTTATGGCAACGTGTTCGAGGTAACGCTGCAGGCGGGCGAGCAGATCGACGTCGAACCGGGCGGCTGGATCTACAAGGATCCATCCGTGCGCATGGAGCTCGAAACGCAGAGCATAGCGACAGGATTCTTCGCGAGCGGGGGACAGATATTCTTCAATCGATTTACGGGACCCGGGCGCGTTGGTATCCAGTCGATGTACTACCATCCGTCTGTTGCGACGCCAGAGAGTAATACGCAAGCGGCGGTGGGCGGTGGAATACTCGGCGCGGTGATGCGCGGGGTGATGGATAATCGCTGA
- the pgm gene encoding phosphoglucomutase (alpha-D-glucose-1,6-bisphosphate-dependent): MSISPLAGKPAPQSILVNVPRLMTAYYSLVPDPKVAAQRVSFGTSGHRGSAFDYAFNEDHIVAITQAICEYRKQHGIDGPLFLGIDTHALSASAFASALEVLAGNDVNVMIDDRDGYTPTPVVSHAILSYNRGRTSGLADGIVVTPSHNPPDDGGFKYNPINGGPADTDVTGWIQNRANQLLGDGLRGVVRIPFDRATRAATTHKHDYMDAYIGDLGAVIDFDAIRSAKLHLGVDPLGGAGVFYWGMIAERYRIDLTVVSEDVDPTFRFMTVDWDGKIRMDCSSPYAMQRLIGLKDSYDVAWACDTDHDRHGIVAKSVGLLNPNNYLAVAISYLFDHRPDWSPSAGVGKTVVSSSMIDRVTSRLGRPLKETPVGFKWFVDGLMNGTIGFAGEESAGASFLRRDGTIWTTDKDGIIAGLLAAEMTAVTGKDPGQLYQDLTHEFGDPVYERIDSPATPEQKQILSKLAPGDVTVSELAGEKITSVITTAPGSKDPIGGIKVSTASSWFAIRPSGTEDVYKLYAESFKGRDHLRVVQSEAQAIIQTALKTGK; encoded by the coding sequence ATGAGCATCAGCCCACTCGCCGGCAAGCCGGCACCGCAGTCCATTCTAGTGAACGTACCGCGGCTCATGACTGCGTATTACTCGCTGGTACCCGATCCGAAAGTTGCGGCGCAACGCGTGTCGTTCGGGACGTCCGGTCATCGGGGGTCCGCCTTCGATTACGCCTTCAACGAGGATCACATCGTCGCCATAACGCAGGCAATCTGCGAATACAGAAAACAACATGGGATCGACGGTCCCCTGTTTCTTGGCATCGATACACATGCTCTCTCCGCATCTGCGTTCGCGTCTGCTCTCGAAGTTCTCGCGGGGAATGACGTGAACGTGATGATCGACGACCGCGACGGTTACACCCCGACTCCGGTTGTCTCGCACGCGATCCTCAGCTACAATCGCGGGCGTACCAGCGGATTGGCTGACGGCATAGTCGTGACTCCGTCGCACAATCCGCCCGACGATGGTGGCTTCAAGTACAACCCCATCAACGGTGGTCCGGCCGATACCGACGTCACGGGCTGGATCCAGAATCGCGCCAACCAGCTGCTCGGTGATGGCCTCAGGGGCGTTGTACGCATCCCTTTCGACCGCGCCACTCGTGCCGCAACAACGCACAAGCACGATTACATGGACGCCTACATCGGCGACCTCGGAGCAGTAATCGACTTCGACGCGATTCGATCCGCCAAACTTCACCTCGGCGTCGATCCACTCGGCGGCGCCGGCGTCTTTTACTGGGGAATGATCGCCGAGCGGTACAGGATCGATCTTACCGTCGTGAGCGAAGATGTCGATCCGACGTTCAGGTTCATGACCGTCGACTGGGACGGCAAGATCCGCATGGATTGTTCGTCGCCGTACGCAATGCAACGGTTGATCGGACTCAAGGACAGCTACGACGTCGCGTGGGCGTGCGACACCGACCACGACCGGCATGGCATCGTCGCGAAGAGCGTCGGCCTGCTGAATCCGAATAACTATCTCGCAGTTGCGATATCGTACCTCTTCGATCATCGCCCCGACTGGTCGCCTTCCGCAGGCGTTGGCAAGACGGTGGTGAGCAGCAGCATGATCGATCGCGTCACGTCGCGACTTGGCCGCCCGCTCAAGGAAACACCGGTCGGCTTCAAGTGGTTCGTGGATGGACTCATGAATGGAACTATCGGATTCGCAGGCGAGGAGAGTGCCGGCGCATCGTTCCTGCGGCGTGATGGCACGATCTGGACCACTGACAAGGATGGAATCATCGCCGGACTGCTCGCCGCCGAGATGACTGCCGTCACAGGCAAGGACCCCGGGCAGCTGTATCAGGATCTCACTCATGAATTTGGTGATCCCGTGTACGAGCGCATCGATTCACCCGCGACCCCGGAACAGAAGCAGATACTGTCGAAGCTCGCGCCGGGCGACGTGACTGTCAGCGAGCTGGCGGGCGAGAAGATTACGAGCGTCATCACGACAGCACCCGGGAGCAAGGATCCGATCGGCGGCATCAAAGTTAGTACGGCCAGCAGCTGGTTCGCTATCCGTCCATCGGGTACCGAAGACGTCTACAAGTTGTATGCAGAAAGTTTCAAGGGGAGAGATCACCTGCGAGTCGTGCAGTCGGAGGCGCAGGCGATAATTCAGACAGCACTGAAAACGGGCAAGTAA
- a CDS encoding heparan-alpha-glucosaminide N-acetyltransferase domain-containing protein codes for MSIPNYEVTPTVRAIGMPGETATAPPARVRIQSVDVVRGLIMIVMALDHTREYFTSPTISPTDLTHASAALFLTRWITYFCAPVFFLLTGTGAFLSLRRKSKRELSRFLWTRGLWLIFLEVVATRCLGWQFNFDYRLTILFVLWALGWSMIALAALVHLPTKAVVSIGVVLIVAHNLFDSVSAASFGALAPVWLILHSPGVLVSTPRFTIFEAYPLIPWIGVTAVGYGLGELYRWESVRRKDLLLRLGAFLTAAFVVLRYVNIYGDPQRWSAQHSVGFTVLSFLNTTKYPPSLLFLLMTLGPAMLLLWAVDGRTPGWLRPALTVGKVPMFYYVLHIPLIHALATAVCYARYGQVHWMFESPTLDRFPITPPPGWDYSLPVVYLIWAIVVVALYPVCRWYAAVKQRRTDWWLSYL; via the coding sequence ATGTCCATCCCGAATTATGAAGTGACACCGACCGTTCGCGCAATTGGCATGCCCGGGGAGACAGCGACGGCGCCGCCTGCGCGCGTGCGCATCCAGTCGGTGGATGTGGTGCGCGGCCTGATAATGATCGTCATGGCTCTGGATCACACGCGCGAGTACTTCACCTCGCCCACGATCAGTCCCACAGATCTGACCCACGCATCCGCGGCGTTGTTTCTGACACGCTGGATCACCTACTTCTGTGCGCCGGTGTTCTTTCTGCTCACCGGGACAGGTGCATTCCTTTCGCTGCGCCGGAAATCGAAGCGCGAGCTGTCGCGTTTTCTGTGGACGCGCGGTCTCTGGCTCATCTTTCTCGAGGTGGTCGCCACTCGTTGTCTGGGCTGGCAGTTCAACTTCGACTACCGGCTCACGATACTCTTCGTCCTGTGGGCGCTGGGCTGGTCGATGATCGCGCTGGCGGCGTTGGTACACCTTCCGACAAAGGCAGTCGTGTCAATCGGCGTGGTGCTCATCGTCGCGCACAATCTCTTCGACTCCGTCAGTGCGGCATCGTTCGGAGCGCTGGCACCGGTCTGGCTGATTCTGCACTCGCCCGGCGTACTTGTCTCGACGCCGAGGTTCACGATCTTCGAGGCGTATCCACTCATTCCGTGGATCGGAGTCACGGCGGTGGGCTACGGCCTGGGGGAGCTGTACAGATGGGAGTCGGTCCGCCGCAAGGATCTCCTGCTTCGACTTGGCGCATTTCTCACCGCCGCCTTTGTGGTGCTGCGTTACGTGAACATCTACGGCGATCCACAACGCTGGTCAGCACAGCATTCTGTTGGATTCACGGTGTTGTCGTTTCTCAATACGACCAAGTATCCGCCGTCACTGCTGTTTTTGCTCATGACGCTGGGGCCTGCGATGTTGCTTCTCTGGGCGGTGGATGGCCGCACGCCAGGGTGGCTGCGACCTGCGCTCACGGTCGGCAAGGTGCCGATGTTCTACTACGTGCTACACATTCCGTTGATACATGCACTTGCGACAGCGGTGTGCTACGCGCGCTACGGGCAAGTGCACTGGATGTTCGAGTCGCCCACGCTGGATCGGTTTCCGATAACACCGCCGCCCGGGTGGGATTACAGTTTGCCGGTGGTCTATCTGATCTGGGCGATCGTCGTCGTGGCGCTGTATCCGGTGTGTCGCTGGTATGCGGCGGTCAAGCAGCGGCGCACGGATTGGTGGCTGAGTTATTTGTAG
- a CDS encoding threonine synthase has protein sequence MANLTYFECTKCGERLSPAEPHTVCPVDGGSLYARYDLEPYRGLASRDALSGRVASMWRYSDVLPAVEPVTLGEGFTPMIQSRHNSNVYIKDEGLNPTGSFKARGLCAAVTMCKAYGIDKIAIPSAGNAASALAAYCAAAGIEAHIFMPKDVPVANRVECQQYGARVTFVDGLISDCAKIVNERKQAEGWFDISSLKEPFRVEGKKTMGYEVAEQLGWKLPDAIFYPTGGGVGLIGMWKAFDEMQYLGWIGAERPKMIAVQAAGCAPIPRAWDEHKPTSEFWQDAHTIAAGLRVPKAYADYIILDILRDSKGTAVTATDAEMLDAISSMASKEGVFAAPEGAGTLVAYNKLIASGFLKPTDRVVLFNTGSGLKYIDVIEGGPA, from the coding sequence ATGGCAAATCTTACCTACTTCGAATGCACCAAGTGCGGGGAGCGACTCAGCCCCGCTGAACCTCATACAGTCTGTCCGGTAGATGGCGGATCGCTCTACGCGCGCTACGACCTGGAGCCATATCGCGGCCTCGCATCCCGTGACGCGCTCTCGGGCCGCGTCGCCAGCATGTGGCGCTATTCCGACGTCCTGCCAGCCGTCGAGCCGGTGACACTCGGCGAAGGTTTTACGCCGATGATTCAGAGCCGGCATAATTCGAACGTGTACATCAAGGACGAGGGATTGAATCCGACAGGCTCGTTCAAGGCGCGTGGATTGTGCGCCGCCGTGACGATGTGCAAGGCGTACGGCATCGACAAGATCGCGATCCCATCTGCCGGCAACGCTGCCAGCGCGCTCGCAGCCTATTGTGCGGCAGCCGGTATCGAGGCGCACATCTTCATGCCGAAGGACGTTCCAGTTGCGAACCGAGTGGAATGCCAGCAGTATGGCGCGCGCGTCACATTCGTCGATGGATTGATCAGCGATTGCGCGAAGATCGTGAACGAGCGCAAGCAGGCCGAGGGCTGGTTCGACATCTCGAGTCTCAAGGAGCCGTTCCGCGTCGAGGGAAAGAAGACGATGGGCTACGAAGTAGCCGAGCAGCTTGGATGGAAGCTGCCCGATGCGATCTTCTATCCGACCGGCGGTGGAGTCGGCCTCATCGGCATGTGGAAGGCGTTCGACGAGATGCAGTATCTGGGCTGGATCGGCGCCGAGCGCCCGAAGATGATCGCCGTGCAGGCAGCAGGGTGCGCGCCGATCCCCAGGGCGTGGGACGAGCACAAGCCGACGTCCGAGTTCTGGCAGGACGCGCACACCATCGCCGCCGGACTCAGGGTGCCGAAAGCTTACGCTGATTACATCATCCTCGACATCCTTCGCGACAGCAAGGGAACAGCTGTAACGGCGACCGATGCGGAGATGCTGGACGCGATTTCCTCGATGGCGTCGAAAGAAGGCGTTTTCGCCGCACCGGAGGGTGCTGGAACTCTGGTCGCTTACAACAAGTTGATCGCTTCAGGCTTTCTCAAGCCGACAGATCGGGTCGTGCTCTTCAACACAGGGTCGGGCCTAAAATACATAGACGTGATCGAAGGCGGTCCCGCGTAG
- a CDS encoding aminoacetone oxidase family FAD-binding enzyme — MSAGKQGPPELARHVVIIGAGAAGTMAAIFAAASGAQVTLLERTADGGRKILISGGGRCNILPARLDESRFVTDSSRNTLHKIVRSWPLTEQRAFFENELGLRLVEETESGKLFPESNRARDVRDGLLSYATQRGANIIMNSRVTDVVPLPGGRWRVERDGDLPLECDAVILATGGLSVPATGSDGAGLSVLAKLGHAMHPTYAALTPVTAEPAPFAELSGVSLKVTITATSAERSATATGGFLFTHRGYSGPSVLDISHVVVRSANDHTDPPARITVRWSELGDVEWEHALRASGTRTVAGAVRAELPDRLAIALIVSAGVEPTRMLAELKRDERRALIDTLVRGDLPWTGNEGYKKAEVTGGGLSLGEIDPRTMESRRHPGLFVCGEVLDAFGPIGGYNFLWAWATGRAAGRGVARI, encoded by the coding sequence TTGAGCGCCGGCAAGCAAGGGCCGCCGGAGCTCGCGAGACACGTCGTCATCATTGGGGCCGGTGCAGCGGGCACGATGGCCGCCATCTTCGCCGCCGCTTCCGGCGCACAGGTAACGCTGCTCGAGCGCACCGCCGACGGTGGACGGAAGATCCTCATCAGCGGAGGCGGCCGCTGCAACATCTTGCCCGCGCGACTGGACGAGTCACGCTTCGTCACCGATTCGTCCCGCAATACGCTTCACAAGATAGTCCGATCGTGGCCGCTCACCGAACAGCGCGCGTTCTTCGAGAATGAGCTTGGTCTCAGGCTGGTCGAGGAAACGGAATCGGGAAAACTATTTCCGGAATCCAATCGTGCACGCGACGTGCGTGATGGCTTGCTGTCGTACGCCACGCAACGCGGTGCGAACATAATAATGAACAGTCGCGTCACCGACGTCGTGCCACTGCCAGGCGGGCGCTGGCGCGTCGAGCGCGATGGAGATCTGCCACTGGAGTGCGATGCCGTCATCCTCGCGACTGGCGGACTGTCAGTCCCTGCTACGGGAAGCGATGGGGCAGGACTCTCGGTTCTTGCGAAGCTCGGCCATGCGATGCATCCGACCTACGCCGCACTCACGCCGGTGACTGCGGAGCCGGCGCCATTCGCCGAACTTTCCGGCGTGTCGCTCAAGGTGACGATCACCGCCACGAGTGCGGAGCGCAGCGCAACGGCTACCGGCGGATTTCTCTTCACGCATCGCGGCTACAGCGGGCCGTCCGTGCTCGACATATCCCACGTCGTGGTTCGATCGGCGAACGATCACACGGATCCACCGGCACGCATCACCGTGCGTTGGAGCGAACTTGGCGATGTCGAATGGGAGCACGCGTTGCGTGCGAGCGGCACGCGCACAGTCGCCGGTGCGGTGCGTGCAGAGCTGCCGGACCGCCTGGCAATTGCGCTCATCGTGTCGGCCGGCGTCGAGCCCACGCGCATGCTTGCGGAGCTCAAGCGCGACGAGCGACGTGCACTCATCGACACGCTGGTGCGTGGCGACCTTCCGTGGACTGGCAACGAGGGGTACAAGAAAGCCGAGGTAACGGGAGGCGGCTTGAGTCTCGGCGAGATCGATCCGCGCACGATGGAGAGCCGGCGTCATCCCGGGTTGTTCGTGTGCGGGGAAGTGCTCGATGCGTTTGGTCCGATCGGCGGTTACAACTTTCTGTGGGCCTGGGCAACGGGTCGCGCCGCCGGACGTGGCGTTGCACGGATTTAG
- a CDS encoding FAD-dependent monooxygenase, with the protein MLHSVLVVGAGPTGLAMAAELARHGVQCRVIDKARAPSDRSRAIVIQARTLELLSLMQLADEFVMAGHPVHAANIYSNGKRIVHLRFDDLDSPYPYLLVLAQSQTERILGDRLRQLGVVVERGVELLSLSQDAEKATVELRHADGHTERERVDWIVGCDGPHSTVRRALDVPFEGHAFDQVFILADVQVHSELSDEELHIYSQHGDVCAIFPLGRGRYRIVADNPPASLAGQDPSLEECQAMVNERMSEPVTLSDPEWISTFHVNSRMVKELRSRRVFLAGDAAHIHSPAGGQGMNTGIQDAVNLAWKLALVCSGRSDPSLLDSYQSERYPVERSVLRQTDMMFRLAGASGGIGAFARQYIAPLLGSLDFVRHEAARHVSEIAIEYEHSPIVEDHYVPHGPHAGDRAPDAVARLAPDGATVHVVDVCSRPQHTLLMIVDAADHVAVADNVSRKIVALYGDVITPVMVSDAMTPRDRANASSITPARTREPRSLRDEYGPARPTMYLVRPDGYVGFRAPLTTSADALMQYLARLMPHKPTTALAI; encoded by the coding sequence ATGCTCCACTCCGTTCTCGTAGTAGGTGCCGGTCCTACCGGCCTTGCGATGGCCGCCGAGCTGGCGCGACACGGTGTACAGTGCCGAGTGATAGACAAGGCACGGGCGCCATCCGACAGATCCAGAGCGATCGTCATTCAGGCGCGCACGCTCGAACTGTTGTCCCTCATGCAGCTCGCGGACGAGTTCGTCATGGCCGGCCATCCAGTCCACGCCGCGAACATCTACTCCAATGGGAAGCGCATCGTCCACCTGCGCTTCGACGATCTGGATAGTCCATATCCGTATCTCCTCGTCCTTGCGCAGTCCCAGACGGAGCGAATACTGGGAGATAGGCTCCGTCAGCTCGGAGTTGTCGTCGAGCGCGGAGTCGAATTGCTGTCGCTCTCTCAGGACGCGGAAAAGGCAACGGTCGAGCTGCGTCACGCGGATGGGCACACCGAGCGCGAGCGCGTCGACTGGATCGTGGGATGCGACGGCCCGCACAGTACAGTTCGGCGCGCACTCGACGTTCCGTTCGAAGGGCATGCGTTCGATCAGGTTTTCATCCTCGCCGATGTGCAGGTGCATTCGGAGTTGAGCGACGAGGAATTGCACATCTACTCGCAGCACGGCGACGTCTGCGCGATCTTTCCACTCGGCCGCGGTCGTTACCGCATCGTCGCCGATAACCCGCCAGCCAGCCTTGCAGGACAGGATCCCTCGCTCGAGGAATGTCAGGCGATGGTGAACGAACGCATGAGCGAGCCGGTCACTCTCAGTGATCCCGAATGGATCTCCACCTTTCACGTCAACAGCAGAATGGTGAAGGAGTTGCGATCACGACGCGTATTTCTTGCGGGCGACGCGGCCCACATCCACAGTCCGGCCGGCGGTCAGGGAATGAATACGGGCATTCAGGATGCCGTAAATCTCGCATGGAAACTCGCGCTCGTCTGCAGCGGTCGATCGGATCCATCGCTGCTCGACAGCTATCAGTCCGAGAGGTATCCCGTGGAGCGCTCCGTGTTGCGGCAGACTGACATGATGTTTCGACTCGCTGGTGCGTCCGGCGGTATCGGAGCGTTCGCAAGGCAGTATATCGCGCCGTTGCTCGGCAGTCTCGACTTCGTTCGACACGAGGCGGCGCGCCACGTGTCGGAGATCGCCATCGAATACGAGCACAGCCCGATAGTGGAGGACCACTACGTCCCGCACGGTCCGCATGCCGGTGACCGAGCGCCCGACGCAGTTGCGCGGCTCGCTCCCGATGGCGCTACCGTTCACGTCGTCGACGTCTGCTCCCGCCCACAACACACATTGCTGATGATCGTGGATGCAGCAGACCACGTTGCGGTCGCCGATAACGTATCAAGAAAAATTGTTGCATTATATGGCGACGTTATAACACCTGTCATGGTCTCGGATGCAATGACGCCGCGGGACAGGGCCAACGCATCGTCAATCACACCGGCTCGTACGCGCGAGCCACGATCGTTGCGCGACGAATACGGCCCTGCACGCCCGACGATGTATCTCGTGAGGCCGGATGGCTACGTCGGCTTTCGCGCGCCGCTCACGACATCGGCGGATGCGTTGATGCAGTATCTGGCCCGCCTCATGCCGCACAAGCCCACCACCGCCTTGGCGATATGA